The Drosophila suzukii chromosome X, CBGP_Dsuzu_IsoJpt1.0, whole genome shotgun sequence DNA window CCGGATACCTCGGATAGTAGACATTGCGGAAACAGAAGCTCACCCATTCCGTGCAGTCAGCCGGCGTGCGACTCTCGTAGTCCGGGACAATACGGGCCAGCTTGACCAACTCCGGCCAGGTGGTGCAATTTCCGAGGGGCATTATCACCTCGTCGATATCGAACACACCCACATAGTCGTACTTGTACATGTTGCGGTAGAAGCAGTCGTTGTACGGTATCATCTCGTTCAGGATCCGATTGAAACCATCCGCCATCATTGCGTAGTGATGGAAATGCGGTGGAACATGCGGTTCACCTCTGCCCAGGGACATTTTACGCAGCTCCACAAAGCCGGGACTAGTGATCAGATAGTCCTTGACCACCCTCGTCATATTCGCATGCATCTGGGCATCATAGAGTACCACTTTCTGGGCGCCCAACAAGCGCATCAGTTCCAACCACTCGATCAAACGCCAGGATTTATCTTCATACGGAAAATCCATGGCCTTTACACATACCACAAATTTGGGATCACTGGATGACGCCGACGAAGGGGAGGAGGTGGTAGCGTTCCCCAGGGGCCCTCCCGTACTTTCAGGTTCGTCAACTTCGTACACCACCCTCAGGAGATTCCTTGCCATATCGCATTTCTTGGCCACCAGGGAAACCATTTTGGGCACCTCCCGCTGAAGCTCTTCCTCCGGCAGAGGACAGCTCAAGAACGTTGGGTAGTAACGTCGGGGGGCATGATAAAAGGGCCACATCACCCTGTGCTCAGAAACGGGAACAATAACCGGCTTAGCCCTGCCCTCAAACCAAAATTGGCAGAAGATTTCGGGGTACTTAAAGGATTTGTCATCGTGCTGGTTCACCATGGTCAAAAGACGAACCAGTGGCGCCTCTGGCACCGTCTCTCTTTCATCGTAGTAGGCTGCAAATAGGTAGTATGTGAGGTTGCCGTTAATGGCCCTCTGCCAATAGGTGTTGTGGAAGTCAATGTTCATCAGATCGGGGGCAGGTCCACAGGACACCGGGGGCATAGCCCGTTTTTCCCTGGCCAGGAGCTCTTCCAGCGGAAACGAGGGCATCTCCTCGCGAATCCACTCCAAACGCTTTTCCAAAGAGGGCACTAAAATTGAAATTGGTCACTTAGCATCCCAGAGGACAAATGGTGTTGTTATCCCT harbors:
- the LOC108015158 gene encoding uncharacterized protein, with the protein product MSSSYTRLFRVLFVIIFLKLLFLLALYLHSYDGVTRFRKHQQVDIFDELLVDRREMPSLEKRLEWIREEMPSFPLEELLAREKRAMPPVSCGPAPDLMNIDFHNTYWQRAINGNLTYYLFAAYYDERETVPEAPLVRLLTMVNQHDDKSFKYPEIFCQFWFEGRAKPVIVPVSEHRVMWPFYHAPRRYYPTFLSCPLPEEELQREVPKMVSLVAKKCDMARNLLRVVYEVDEPESTGGPLGNATTSSPSSASSSDPKFVVCVKAMDFPYEDKSWRLIEWLELMRLLGAQKVVLYDAQMHANMTRVVKDYLITSPGFVELRKMSLGRGEPHVPPHFHHYAMMADGFNRILNEMIPYNDCFYRNMYKYDYVGVFDIDEVIMPLGNCTTWPELVKLARIVPDYESRTPADCTEWVSFCFRNVYYPRYPERPKVYRNLSSSFYMLQHVERVREHCNRGAAAKCLHDTRFAIGLHNHFTFFHTEEAACAAKSVPIEFAQMQHYREPDTKSLLIDPIVDASIWRFQPQLQARVEERYRRLGFLPSDQQLADTLEKRRRRDEQQLKEAVGRA